A genomic stretch from Fusarium musae strain F31 chromosome 9, whole genome shotgun sequence includes:
- a CDS encoding hypothetical protein (EggNog:ENOG41), whose product MTTTMASKPPAVDPADVSEDEAETPIYLETPSAPKPQKPVKKATDIDCWSMNLDAFILNKHIFNKEHFIAPLNRPDNSSFLSGEFSAPDAIPNVDIDGAYPWYSNSRIADITQTPEVKDEKNVYDRMLRNERLGVYLHWTLPQHFRNGKTKDTDDEKAGDVAQTHVPDRWIVFRCITEASEPGAPALAAFIIESNRIRHFGGHFDPSTDDTFDVETEASPFIDQKVPVEKQVDVFMGMKRKFDDDWNDPDPNGLYHSPLALLDSANPLFPDFQHHNSNIFSIHDDVSWKDSAGKIIQPASATISYAVFGYHSTFHAEHDEKKSITHGAMYNVKWTRDKAPENSEALNIARNVSEKQPIAMGSDSLEALEAYLHALPEDASPVQKTAAHQSLEPKRWSNNDWIALIDEMKMAIGQSGQGGLLDSHVPQNLRAGFKPTDGGKKWRFNNDKVSAAGNDQPINPNKMKELHVPTADEMKALLKADRFQAYIDALDRQEGYLRHRLFCEWWKRRARVPGGRWAEPSIRAECSKRIRDDLAALKTVKELRSKYNQDQVPADLEKMHATARSEFFSRTSPSIVMGGLGTAWPSEFLVKKNNEARPLSSLPFTGKQGAELVQQWLKELVGAKSGDVNHQMCMVHGMKLFFQNPELVKKISDAQKSNKGLMRLPALFESLDSLNALNYTAPGWVRVGVDALMQEWAYALSIGDPEKMREPRPAYYNKADTHWNDTQPCRVLFLEWEVEYYHLPKRFWTLQRLSDGTADYRIAPGVNISSFDMMDLHKRTVSGRSILRPNAEWPMTTLAQQLLDKLDNESLKEKANLAGGKVEILSQLEKSLKSLNLVSGNLDGFTDQLLTLHGGIHVSPYKSDTHPPRNEKETSLLNALLESENGHDVTPFGEDVCSIDKAERDFKPVTHGQARFTKFNIVDKFGQVVSPIHTPDIINKAKPLYPCLGRTIACQPNEAEGGGFANSVELDKEHCSQFFQLGHRINQDARLNVQFVVNSADVDAHHETTQFFSGDFEGGVGRRHHVWRPTTEYEDPVWGWLMLDFRTMGIQVYNAAGESMGEALVPDNIHGKAYWQVHYAEGDMSEAANESSQLQQLMKRMSDAKFLVGLWAMLADACQNIYNDPLTGDAQMLNMVGRPLALVNIGMNLELATPVMQSQSYQDLLKKEEIKLDEYKFEVLLGDKSNLRDGLIGYFPPSPGPSPPITPTPVPQPQDRVIDKRPDINCVYTEFGYPGRNIVAGDNQKPDSFASPSSSKVYLSPMHVDPSKCIPDPTKEYAKDYDAAAAYHCGIWNHPSTVVLGAIVDPYQPVHIATGILPSTTLKLPQWIIDQTLKKLRILLRGGPVLTRSDLPGIDTSLDSWRKPMNQTTAEACIPALTDKGEWSWLQPNLAAYTLPGDDDEYLPQFVPYNLKSAPSDYPLEMGPHTVLEGFYKFELSQMKPNAELRAGNPVEVGDTKQQTEVKK is encoded by the exons ATGACAACGACGATGGCTTCTAAACCTCCAGCAGTCGACCCAGCGGATGTGTCAGAAGACGAGGCAGAAACTCCAATTTACTTGGAGACGCCGTCTGCTCCAAAACCACAAAAGCCCGTCAAGAAGGCAACAGACATTGATTGCTGGTCCATGAACCTCGATGCCTTTATTCTCAACAAACACATCTTTAACAAAGAGCACTTTATCGCGCCACTAAACAGACCTGACAATTCGTCATTTCTGTCTGGGGAGTTCTCAGCGCCAGATGCGATCCCCAATGTTGACATTGATGGAGCGTATCCGTGGTACTCAAACTCGCGCATTGCGGATATCACACAAACACCGGAAGTTAAGGATGAGAAAAATGTCTATGATCGCATGCTGCGTAATGAGCGATTGGGCGTCTATCTACATTGGACACTGCCGCAGCATTTCCGTAATGGAAAAACGAAGGATACTGACGATGAAAAGGCGGGAGATGTGGCA CAAACACATGTGCCAGATCGTTGGATAGTCTTTAGATGCATCACTGAAGCTTCTGAGCCCGGTGCTCCAGCATTGGCGGCTTTTATAATTGAGAGCAATCGCATTCGCCATTTCGGCGGACACTTTGACCCATCCACAGACGATACTTTCGATGTCGAGACGGAGGCTTCCCCGTTCATCGACCAGAAAGTCCCGGTGGAAAAGCAAGTCGATGTGTTTATGGGTATGAAGCGCAAATTCGACGATGACTGGAATGACCCTGATCCCAATGGTCTTTACCACTCGCCGTTAGCATTGCTGGACTCGGCCAATCCTCTGTTCCCAGACTTTCAGCATCACAACTCAAACATCTTCTCCATTCACGACGATGTCAGCTGGAAAGATAGTGCGGGCAAGATCATCCAGCCAGCATCTGCGACAATCTCGTACGCTGTGTTTGGCTATCATTCGACATTTCATGCGGaacatgatgagaagaagtctATTACCCACGGTGCCATGTACAATGTCAAGTGGACGAGAGATAAAGCACCCGAAAACTCCGAGGCGCTCAATATTGCTAGGAACGTGAGCGAAAAGCAGCCTATAGCTATGGGGTCAGACTCACTGGAAGCACTCGAGGCATACCTGCATGCTTTACCAGAGGATGCAAGCCCCGTGCAAAAGACAGCAGCCCATCAGAGTCTAGAGCCCAAGCGCTGGAGCAACAACGACTGGATTGCGCTTATTGACGAAATGAAGATGGCAATTGGACAATCCGGCCAAGGCGGTCTTCTTGACTCTCACGTACCGCAGAACCTCAGAGCTGGTTTCAAACCTACAGACGGAGGCAAGAAATGGCGCTTCAACAACGACAAGGTCTCTGCGGCTGGAAATGACCAGCCCATCAATCCcaacaagatgaaggaaCTACATGTTCCTACCGCAGACGAAATGAAAGCCTTGCTCAAAGCGGATAGGTTCCAAGCATATATCGATGCTTTAGACCGTCAGGAAGGATatcttcgtcatcgcctCTTCTGCGAGTGGTGGAAGCGCCGTGCCCGTGTACCAGGAGGTCGATGGGCGGAACCTTCAATTCGCGCGGAATGCAGTAAGAGAATCCGCGATGATCTAGCGGCTTTAAAGACCGTCAAAGAGTTGCGCAGCAAGTATAACCAAGATCAGGTGCCTGCCGATCTCGAGAAGATGCATGCCACTGCCAGGTCAGAATTCTTCAGCCGCACGTCTCCTTCAATAGTCATGGGCGGGCTTGGTACAGCGTGGCCTTCAGAgtttcttgtcaagaagaacaacgaGGCTAGGCCACTGAGTTCGCTGCCATTCACTGGAAAGCAGGGCGCTGAGCTGGTACAGCAATGGTTGAAGGAATTGGTTGGAGCCAAGTCCGGTGATGTGAATCACCAGATGTGTATGGTCCACGGCATGAAGCTTTTTTTCCAGAACCCAGAGCTGGTCAAGAAGATATCCGATGCGCAAAAGTCAAATAAGGGCCTCATGCGACTTCCAGCCTTGTTTGAGTCTCTGGACAGCCTCAATGCTCTCAACTACACAGCGCCAGGTTGGGTTCGTGTTGGGGTTGATGCGTTGATGCAGGAATGGGCATATGCCTTGAGTATCGGCGATCctgagaagatgagagagcCAAGACCTGCTTACTACAACAAAGCCGACACTCATTGGAATGACACACAGCCCTGCCGTGTGTTATTCCTGGAGTGGGAGGTTGAGTACTACCATTTGCCTAAGCGATTCTGGACGCTGCAGAGATTGAGTGATGGCACAGCAGACTACAGAATTGCACCGGGTGTCAACATCTCGTCGTTCGACATGATGGATCTACACAAACGCACTGTCTCTGGAAGAAGTATTTTGCGTCCCAATGCTGAGTGGCCGATGACAACCCTGGCACAGCAGCTTCTGGACAAGCTGGATAATGAGTCTCTCAAAGAGAAAGCAAATCTAGCAGGTGGCAAGGTTGAAATACTGTCACAATTGGAGAAGTCACTGAAGAGTCTTAACCTCGTATCTGGAAATCTTGACGGCTTCACGGATCAGCTTCTCACTCTTCACGGCGGCATTCATGTATCGCCTTACAAGTCCGACACTCATCCTCCGCGCAACGAGAAAGAAACATCGCTCCTCAACGCGCTACTTGAGTCGGAGAACGGCCACGATGTCACTCCATTCGGGGAAGACGTCTGCTCAATTGACAAGGCCGAGAGGGACTTCAAGCCTGTTACCCACGGCCAAGCGCGCTTCACAAAGTTCAACATCGTCGATAAATTCGGCCAGGTCGTTTCACCAATTCACACTCcagacatcatcaacaaggccaagcctCTATATCCCTGCCTCGGCCGCACAATTGCATGTCAACCGAATGAAGCAGAAGGTGGAGGTTTTGCCAACAGTGTTGAACTTGACAAGGAGCATTGCTCACAATTCTTCCAGCTTGGTCACCGTATCAATCAAGACGCTAGACTCAACGTTCAATTTGTGGTGAACTCTGCTGACGTTGATGCTCACCATGAGACAACGCAGTTCTTCAGTGGTGATTTCGAAGGAGGCGTCGGTCGGAGACATCATGTCTGGCGTCCTACCACAGAGTACGAGGATCCTGTCTGGGGTTGGCTCATGCTTGACTTCCGGACGATGGGAATCCAAGTCTACAACGCCGCTGGCGAAAGTATGGGTGAAGCTCTGGTGCCGGATAATATCCACGGCAAGGCATACTGGCAGGTTCACTACGCCGAAGGCGACATGTCTGAAGCAGCGAATGAGTCGtcgcagcttcaacagctcATGAAGCGCATGTCTGACGCCAAGTTCCTCGTTGGTCTATGGGCAATGCTTGCTGATGCGTGTCAAAACATTTACAACGATCCTTTGACTGGTGATGCGCAAATGCTCAATATGGTGGGACGACCACTTGCGCTTGTCAATATCGGCATGAACCTCGAGCTCGCTACGCCTGTCATGCAGTCGCAGAGCTACCAGGATTtgttgaagaaagaagagatcaagcttgatgagtaCAAGTTTGAGGTCCTTCTCGGCGACAAGTCGAATCTGCGTGATGGACTCATCGGCTATTTCCCTCCTTCGCCAGGCCCATCTCCACCAATCACTCCCACTCCCGTTCCACAGCCTCAAGATCGTGTAATAGATAAGCGGCCTGACATAAATTGCGTCTACACCGAGTTCGGTTATCCCGGACGTAACATCGTCGCAGGCGATAATCAGAAACCAGACTCATTCGCCTCGCCCAGCTCAAGCAAAGTGTACCTCTCACCTATGCACGTCGATCCCTCCAAATGCATCCCCGATCCTACCAAAGAATACGCCAAAGACTACgacgcagcagcagcttacCACTGCGGTATCTGGAATCATCCTTCAACCGTTGTCCTCGGCGCTATTGTCGACCCCTACCAACCCGTTCATATCGCCACGGGCATTctaccatcaacaacactgaAGCTTCCCCAGTGGATCATTGACCAGACTCTTAAGAAGCTACGCATTCTCTTGCGTGGTGGACCTGTTCTTACAAGATCAGACCTTCCAGGTATCGACACCAGTCTCGATTCATGGAGGAAACCTATGAACCAGACAACGGCTGAAGCATGTATTCCTGCCCTAACGGACAAGGGTGAGTGGTCATGGCTACAGCCTAACCTGGCGGCGTATACACTAcctggagatgatgatgagtatCTACCGCAGTTTGTTCCGTACAACTTGAAGTCAGCGCCTTCAGACTACCCTCTGGAGATGGGCCCGCATACGGTGCTGGAGGGCTT
- a CDS encoding hypothetical protein (EggNog:ENOG41) — protein sequence MAHHVHGRRSASDKWPPSLPDQQETLVDKTFVFSADELIASTLVGRGSLLHKPGRLVTLKTRSSDSDENTSAEAGGGIRVVSTPGRFFGERDWTRSTVKRKQDHASLDADFDDHSGHNHRQRHRHRQVKKWLEDDEPRDDGPHRAKPGRRSLGHGRPVIGRAGDADKRPRAPSGGSRYASSGTQTAAGSASPSAGDRPVLPGQTGGDKPGTIGSGGPPTSLPTTAPTGGSGQAPSGVLPPFTAGDPRLTSPPAGPAAPPASVGQNIPPPSSVPGIPAVQHPGDVATLPVAAPVLSEPKVLPPTSAPAVPAVTPITNPAVPPPVSSEPKVLPPASAPSGSAAVPITNPVTSAPGLPPPPQQLIPLKDQYMLAATGQSTQIRSATPGISAGTVPSDHIVFSTPDTGTQAFLTSSGPIIFETSLEAIKANISEFPLSLSDPLRRDFGAAWKLDENASYLQNADVNLKLGSDGKSLEMTGFRVKVSKDANSAPLVFSTDAKVLNDEFETGFFHTSKDISITTRTGIDRYPGHLLLGLEVSPSNGGFENLADLCAVAHINPKPWLKMLLKETTIKFGALAGTPARNAMWYIPGPGSKCCVRLEASVNLDGKIGSLLNKYLSGWNDHIPPMSVVAKRTVSPSSGPWGDAFTLGELTIAAEPDIKGEKRAMGMYATIGEDHINVFFVCYSKALQWGALKEWIKKSCTEVGTALDDLEKVLLNTGHQSKAQNTSTSHIYWRRVTVTLLNNPNGGTTLAGMRLELEASMQVLVPEDKHSVFTMEFTWTKGTGEFSGECEFSGIGNVMGQGNPPLQYYLDYERWEQFSYLDPSEPYMSLRYLDSSLVHHLPFGVPTEITKADLYVSNKSLRVSGRLEALIGKPTESSAVSDPSKIPSLQIEHTMLGFEVNYFFDSKIFNAVLDGSITLVPFKEGDPPPSLEAMITYSSQESEVSFRAHASHIPMTALHSLFAAGEEKTHAMSILESIELQRIGFEITAGKGQATQVKFEANLKISNILLETKFERKGTNTWILTAGLHKEITAAGQASKEFTLGDAVQKLLGQEVLDILPGFVTGTTFKTSNSGDDKFNVVVTRLDGAKSHLVFGAELKFGMLNVQFAQLVPITGKTDKPSPIKRMIRVSLGPLPSISKLPILGNLDIPFDALEFLWVNTMFTQEDISTLNGSHEMFQKQPFKMRPEDKELAEGFHFRLVGSQGVFLDHVFGQDKKEKKKTTPAGAVTPGSKATPAPVEEKKPSTEATTPSGGAPATTAALAKKKGPLTLSGISLSYEGGVLRIHLDASVLIGPISAGIQGLNLVVRLDSKQIHGLHDILHVPIDVEIEGFDMSFSRMPIQIAGAFHHKPGTKAYFGGVAISLSTFSIAALGSYEQVPANAATGTPEYDSFFIYAMMEGLIFTMGWAEVRGLMAGFGYNSRLRLPAVEQLSTFPLIQGFEQQGGFNMNQAIKSLTGPDAFVTPSMGSIWLALGLVIRACEAIDMRAVATVALGPNQTDIGLIARATATLPRRASPDKALVLIDLSVVGKLDLVNGELSVDGLINPTSFILNKDCRPSGGFAIRSWFGKNNPHSGDWVVSFGGYHPMYQVPAHYPRPQRLGISWTLSSNLRVTGNAYAAITPGAVMAGGMLQAVFSAGPLGAHFDAHADFLVTLKPLHYMADMAVSAGVYYEIRVWRFRKKISVNVGASLHLEGPPIHGSVHFDLSVVSFTVSFGSGSSEGKRAISLRELMDLVLQEGGDRRDNNNAIVNPHTFTAVSGLLGDDKKKSDTVSKTSGNKVASDKERWQVRSDNFIFSVRSAVPTNSIGVEGRPGTQYSGNSIISRPMQMKKDTGDSSKIKSTLGVKVRNVKEDKIVPFREVAKVEDQLPANYWGPYSENTADYMRPDKMPPTVSHLVGATLIPPPPAAPEQSIPVFKSMPQNHDAPPWRPEKVKKSVRYLDHTNARDSVKWSRVKGAMGMEPEAKREKPPMDTILLTEAGEAREAAAPKPPLTKPYRQGILNSFISLAHGGTDAESLKVQKAYKGIGDNVPDVILNDPQRFYIGPPTVFCN from the exons ATGGCCCACCACGTTCATGGGAGACGGTCAGCCAGCGACAAATGGCCGCCTTCACTACCAGATCAGCAAGAAACTCTGGTAGACAAGACATTTGTGTTCAGCGCCGATGAGCTTATTGCTTCGACGTTAGTTGGACGAGGCAGCTTGCTTCACAAGCCTGGCAGGCTGGTAACGCTCAAGACTCGT AGCTCAGACTCTGATGAGAATACAAGTGCAGaagctggtggtggtatCAGAGTCGTGAGCACTCCTGGTCGCTTCTTTGGTGAGAGGGACTGGACACGCTCTACAGTCAAGCGTAAACAGGACCATGCCTCATTAGATGCCGATTTTGATGATCATTCTGGGCATAACCATCGTCAGCGACACAGGCATCGTCAAGTCAAGAAATggctggaagatgatgagccgCGCGATGACGGTCCGCATCGTGCCAAACCGGGTAGACGATCACTTGGCCATGGACGGCCGGTGATAGGAAGAGCTGGTGATGCTGACAAGCGACCTCGGGCTCCATCTGGAGGGTCTCGTTATGCGTCTTCTGGTACACAGACAGCTGCTGGATCAGCATCGCCTTCTGCTGGTGACAGACCTGTACTCCCTGGGCAGACCGGAGGGGACAAGCCTGGGACGATTGGTTCTGGTGGTCCACCTACCAGCTTGCCCACCACAGCTCCAACGGGAGGAAGCGGGCAGGCACCAAGCGGAGTATTGCCTCCATTCACGGCAGGAGACCCAAGACTGACAAGTCCTCCTGCTGGCCCTGCGGCTCCTCCAGCGTCGGTTGGGCAAAATATCCCACCACCATCCTCAGTCCCAGGCATCCCAGCTGTTCAGCATCCTGGAGATGTCGCAACTCTACCTGTGGCTGCTCCGGTATTGAGTGAGCCAAAGGTCTTGCCACCAACTTCAGCTCCTGCTGTCCCAGCCGTGACACCCATCACAAACCCAGCTGTGCCTCCTCCAGTGTCGAGTGAGCCCAAGGTTCTACCACCAGCCTCAGCCCCAAGCGGCTCTGCTGCTGTACCCATCACGAACCCAGTGACAAGCGCGCCAGGCTTGCCTCCCCCACCGCAACAGCTCATTCCCCTCAAAGACCAATACATGCTCGCAGCGACTGGTCAATCAACTCAGATCCGCAGTGCAACGCCAGGTATCAGCGCTGGTACCGTCCCGTCTGACCACATCGTCTTCTCAACTCCGGACACCGGCACTCAAGCATTTCTGACTTCGTCTGGACCCATTATCTTTGAGACTTCCTTGGAAGCGATCAAGGCTAACATCAGCGAGTTTCCGCTGTCGTTGAGCGATCCTTTGAGACGAGATTTTGGTGCAGCTTGGAAACTTGACGAAAATGCATCTTATCTTCAGAATGCGGATGTCAACTTGAAACTTGGCTCGGATGGCAAATCTCTCGAAATGACCGGTTTCAGGGTCAAGGTATCCAAAGATGCAAACAGCGCTCCGCTTGTGTTCTCTACTGATGCGAAAGTGCTCAACGACGAGTTTGAGACGGGCTTCTTCCACACCTCAAAAGACATCAGTATTACCACTCGTACTGGTATTGATCGGTACCCAGGCCATCTACTTCTGGGTCTGGAAGTCAGTCCTTCCAATGGTGGATTCGAGAATCTTGCCGACCTTTGTGCAGTGGCCCATATCAACCCCAAGCCTTGGCTCAAGATGTTGCTTAAAGAAACCACAATCAAATTTGGTGCTTTAGCTGGTACGCCAGCCCGCAACGCGATGTGGTATATTCCAGGTCCAGGATCTAAATGTTGTGTTCGACTTGAGGCCTCTGTCAATCTCGACGGCAAAATTGGGAGTTTGCTGAACAAATACCTCTCTGGTTGGAATGATCACATCCCTCCCATGTCTGTTGTTGCCAAGAGGACTGTATCACCATCCTCTGGTCCTTGGGGAGATGCCTTCACTCTCGGAGAGCTCACTATCGCTGCGGAGCCAGACATCAAGGGCGAGAAGCGTGCGATGGGCATGTATGCGACGATAGGAGAAGATCACATCAATGTGTTCTTCGTCTGCTACTCGAAAGCGCTTCAGTGGGGAGCACTCAAAGAGTGGATCAAGAAGAGCTGTACCGAAGTAGGTACTGCCCTTGACGACTTGGAGAAGGTTCTTCTCAATACCGGTCATCAATCCAAGGCCCAAAATACCAGCACGTCTCATATATATTGGAGAAGGGTGACTGTCACTCTTCTGAACAACCCGAACGGCGGTACAACTCTTGCCGGCATGCGTCTTGAGCTCGAAGCTTCTATGCAAGTGCTTGTTCCCGAGGACAAGCATTCAGTCTTCACAATGGAATTCACGTGGACGAAAGGCACTGGCGAATTCTCAGGCGAGTGCGAGTTTAGTGGTATTGGCAATGTAATGGGACAAGGGAATCCTCCGCTGCAGTACTATCTTGACTACGAGCGATGGGAACAGTTCTCCTACCTTGATCCATCAGAACCATACATGTCGCTACGTTACCTCGACAGTAGCTTGGTTCACCATCTGCCGTTTGGTGTACCTACTGAGATCACAAAGGCTGATCTATATGTCTCTAATAAGAGCTTGCGCGTCAGTGGCCGTCTTGAAGCTTTGATTGGGAAACCAACAGAGAGTTCGGCCGTCTCAGACCCATCGAAGATACCGTCTCTACAGATCGAGCATACTATGCTGGGCTTCGAAGTCAACTACTTCTTCGATTCCAAGATTTTCAATGCCGTTCTTGATGGATCTATTACCCTCGTGCCTTTCAAAGAAGGTGATCCTCCGCCATCGCTGGAGGCCATGATAACGTATTCGTCACAGGAGAGCGAAGTCTCATTCCGCGCGCATGCATCGCACATCCCAATGACAGCTTTGCACTCTCTGTTCGCCGCAGGCGAAGAGAAGACGCATGCTATGTCTATTCTGGAGAGTATTGAGCTGCAGCGCATTGGCTTCGAAATCACGGCTGGCAAAGGACAGGCAACTCAGGTTAAGTTCGAAGCGAACCTCAAGATCTCCAATATTCTACTGGAGACAAAGTTCGAACGTAAAGGTACCAATACTTGGATTCTCACAGCTGGATTGCATAAAGAAATAACAGCGGCTGGCCAGGCGTCTAAGGAGTTCACACTCGGTGACGCTGTGCAGAAGCTCTTGGGTCAAGAAGTCCTAGACATCCTGCCAGGCTTTGTCACTGGAACAACGTTCAAAACATCCAACTCTGGTGACGACAAGTTTAATGTTGTCGTGACTCGGCTGGATGGTGCAAAGTCACATCTCGTGTTTGGTGCAGAGCTCAAGTTTGGCATGCTCAATGTTCAGTTTGCTCAGCTGGTTCCTATCACCGGAAAGACAGATAAACCCTCACCCATCAAGAGAATGATACGCGTTTCCTTGGGACCTCTACCTTCTATTTCAAAGCTGCCGATTCTCGGAAACTTGGACATACCGTTTGATGCCCTCGAGTTCCTCTGGGTCAACACCATGTTCACACAGGAGGATATCAGCACTCTGAACGGAAGCCACGAGATGTTCCAGAAACAGCCATTTAAGATGAGACCTGAGGACAAAGAATTGGCTGAAGGTTTCCACTTCCGTCTTGTCGGTAGCCAGGGCGTCTTCCTCGACCACGTCTTTggccaggacaagaaggagaagaagaagacaaccCCAGCAGGTGCAGTCACTCCTGGCTCCAAGGCCACCCCTGCTCcagtcgaggagaagaagccatccACAGAAGCAACTACACCCAGTGGTGGCGCGCCGGCGACCACTGCTGCGCttgcgaagaagaaggggcCTCTCACTCTCTCGGGTATCTCGTTGTCTTACGAGGGAGGCGTCTTGCGCATCCATCTTGATGCCAGTGTTCTCATCGGACCCATAAGTGCTGGTATCCAGGGCCTCAATCTTGTCGTTAGACTCGACTCCAAACAGATCCACGGTCTTCACGACATCCTTCATGTCCCAATTGATGTAGAGATCGAGGGATTTGACATGTCGTTCAGTCGCATGCCCATTCAGATCGCAGGTGCTTTTCACCACAAGCCCGGCACCAAAGCGTACTTTGGAGGTGTTGCTATCTCATTGAGCACCTTTTCTATCGCGGCCCTTGGCTCCTATGAGCAAGTTCCAGCCAACGCCGCAACAGGTACACCAGAATACGATTCCTTCTTCATATATGCTATGATGGAAGGACTCATTTTCACGATGGGTTGGGCAGAGGTTCGTGGTCTTATGGCTGGCTTTGGATACAACTCCCGTCTCCGGCTACCTGCCGTGGAGCAATTGTCCACATTCCCACTCATCCAGGGTTTCGAACAACAAGGAGGCTTCAACATGAACCAGGCTATCAAGTCGCTGACGGGCCCTGATGCTTTCGTGACACCTAGTATGGGCTCCATTTGGTTGGCACTCGGTCTTGTCATTCGAGCTTGCGAGGCTATCGATATGCGTGCTGTTGCAACAGTGGCTCTTGGGCCCAACCAGACCGACATTGGCTTGATTGCTCGTGCAACAGCTACTCTTCCTCGACGTGCTAGTCCTGATAAAGCTCTTGTCCTCATTGATCTATCTGTGGTTGGCAAGCTCGACCTTGTCAATGGCGAACTCTCAGTGGACGGCCTTATCAATCCCAcctccttcatcctcaacaaggaTTGCCGTCCCTCCGGTGGATTTGCCATCAGAAGTTGGTTTGGCAAGAATAACCCACATTCAGGCGACTGGGTCGTCAGTTTTGGTGGTTATCATCCTATGTACCAAGTCCCGGCGCATTACCCTCGTCCACAGCGATTGGGTATCTCGTGGACGCTCAGTTCAAACCTCAGAGTCACTGGTAATGCATACGCAGCCATTACACCAGGAGCTGTTATGGCAGGAGGAATGCTTCAGGCTGTCTTCTCTGCTGGCCCTCTAGGTGCTCATTTTGATGCGCACGCTGACTTCCTCGTCACCCTCAAGCCTTTGCACTACATGGCTGATATGGCAGTATCTGCAGGCGTGTATTACGAGATCAGGGTCTGGCGCTTCAGGAAGAAGATCTCTGTCAACGTTGGAGCTTCTCTACACCTTGAAGGACCACCAATCCACGGCAGTGTGCACTTTGATCTGTCGGTTGTAAGCTTTACTGTCAGCTTTGGCTCTGGATCGTCCGAGGGCAAGAGGGCAATCAGCCTACGTGAGCTCATGGATCTCGTGCTACAGGAAGGAGGTGATAGACGGGACAACAACAACGCTATTGTGAATCCTCACACGTTCACAGCTGTGTCTGgtcttcttggagatgacaagaagaagagtgacACTGTCAGCAAAACTTCGGGCAATAAGGTGGCTTCTGACAAGGAGCGTTGGCAGGTCCGCAGCGACAACTTCATATTTTCAGTTCGAAGTGCGGTACCAACGAACTCCATTGGGGTTGAGGGCCGTCCTGGTACTCAGTACAGTGGCAATTCTATTATCAGCAGACCCAtgcagatgaagaaagaCACAGGTGACTCTTCAAAGATCAAATCAACGCTGGGCGTCAAAGTTCGGAACGTCAAGGAAGATAAGATCGTTCCTTTCCGCGAAGTAGCCAAGGTTGAAGATCAACTACCAGCCAACTACTGGGGTCCTTACTCTGAGAACACAGCGGACTACATGAGACCTGATAAAATGCCTCCAACAGTCTCTCATCTCGTTGGTGCGACTCtgataccaccaccacccgCTGCCCCTGAGCAGTCCATTCCCGTGTTCAAGTCCATGCCACAAAACCACGATGCCCCGCCATGGAGACCtgaaaaggtcaagaagtcCGTTCGCTATCTCGACCACACAAATGCTAGAGACAGCGTTAAGTGGTCTCGCGTCAAGGGGGCTATGGGCATGGAACCCGAGGCAAAGAGGGAGAAGCCTCCTATGGACACAATCTTACTGACAGAAGCCGGAGAGGCAAGagaggctgctgctcctAAGCCCCCATTGACCAAGCCATACCGTCAAGGTATCCTCAATAGCTTCATCAGCTTGGCCCATGGTGGCACAGACGCGGAGAGCCTCAAGGTGCAGAAAGCCTACAAGGGGATTGGTGATAATGTACCCGATGTCATCTTGAACGATCCTCAGCGCTTTTACATTGGTCCTCCAACAGTGTTCTGCAACTAA